AATTTTACTTTCTGAACTTTTGATGTTGCCACCTTTCTCAGTCATACTTAACTTCTTTTATAATATAAGATTTGTATTTCTGCCCGCCCCAATGAATTCTCATTTTCTCCTTAAAGATTAATTTAAGATAATTCAAGATTGTTATTAAAATATAAAAAAAGCTTCAACAGAGACTGAAACTCCATTGAAGCTTTAAATATAAAGATGCCAATATTATGATTTTACAATGAATTTTTAATCGCTGACAAAATTTGTGAAGAAGATTGTTCATCTCCAAGAATTCCGTAGCGAACACTGACTTCAGAAATATTGGAACTTTTTCTTTCTATATCTATCATAACAGTTGTATCCGAATCTTTCGCAGTAATGGACGCATCACTAAGTTTCTTTTCTTTTTTCTCAATACGAAGATTCAATTTACCACAGGCAGCTATAGCAGCTTGATATGTTCTGTCGAGGCTGGCATTAAACTGTTGTTTAGCCTGCCCTGCTACATAAACATATGTTCCTCCGGCGGCCGCACCTCCAAGAACAACAGCTGCACATCCAGACATTGAAAAACAAAGCATAAGCGCAACTACCAAAATTCCTAATCTTTTCATCATTACCAGTATCTCCTGACTACCTTTTTTTATTTGTTAATTTTACTCAAAAAAGCCTTACGATATAAACTACAAAATTTCTATTTTTTAAAATCTTCATTATACATTGTCGTGCCTAAAATTCTTGAAGACCGGCCTTTTATATATGAAGCATCCACACTGCCGCCATGATGCCAGACAGCATAAAATTCACCCGGAGCTGTTTCCGTCCAGCCGGAATATCCATAATCACCAAATGCGGCATTTCTGTCATTGGCAAGTTCCAGCACATTGTGCCTCAACCAGTTATCCGGTCGGCCATCTGAAAATTTCCATGCCCATTCAAAATTACGATCCCGATCCGGTTCCCTGATTTCAAGCCTTACACTCTTCCAGATAGTGTCGCACCTGTTTTCTCCATCAACAGAGGCACATCCAAATAAAATCGGACGACTGGAAGCTGAAAAGGGATCAAACTCATATTGATAAACAGGATTACCATCCACTAAAAGCTGGCATTCACCTTTATTCCATAAAAACTTAAAAGAGTGAAACTTATCGGCTTCCAGATAAATTGGAGCAGCTTCAGAGCCTTCCTCGGCAGCAGGAATAACTTTATCAGACAAAATTTTCCACCAGCCTCCAAAATGAACAGCACTTCCGTCAATATCTGAACGATCAACCCGGACTTCAATTTCAAGTGAGGCTGTGGCTCTGGCCGGATTAGTCATGGGACGCAAAGCATAGCGAACAGCATTTTCAGGACTTGTTGTTATGATACGCATACCTTCAGCGGTAAAAACAGGATTATCCTCTGCCGGGCTGCGTCCATGAACCTTAAAACCGGATAATAATTCTTTGAGAGAACCTTTCCACGCACATGTTCCGCCATCAGGCCCGCAATTGCGATACGTTAAAAGCAGATCACCATCTGAAGTCAGACCTATACTGGGCCGGTGTCCGATAAGGCAGGTCGGCACAGGATCAGACCAGCTTTTCCCGTCATCACGGCTGATTACCGCATACATCGGTTCGTAAACAAAACTGTTTTCACGCAGCACGGCTAAAATATCACCATCAGGCAGCCTGACCATATCAGCTTCGCAAAGAACAAGGTCCTTTTCATAGGCCATTATTGAATACTGCTGCCAGTCGTTACCACGGTTATGTGAAATATAAACCATCTGTTCGGACGGAGGCTGCCGCAGCAGGCTTAAAGGCTGGCTTCCACGGTGGGTATGCCCGGTCATAAGAAATGTATCGGTATCCAGCTCAACAACATGACTCGGGATCATGTGCTGGCTAAAGCTTGAGCAGGCATTTTCAGAAAAATTCAAGCCATTATCAAGGCTCCACAAAACGCTGAAACAGTCATCATCAACACACATTATATGGCCGTCTGAAAGGAGATTAAGGCGTGGGCAATGAGCTTTTGCGCTTCTCAAGACTCTAGGCAGTCTCCATGATTCTCCATAGTTGGAACTGGTTTTAAGCAGCAGCTTGCGCCTTGTTCCGGCATGGCGGTCAAATTCGCTATACACAACCATAAGCTGGTTATCAGCAGTCTTTATTACATCAGGGAAACATAAATAATGTCCGGGACGATGGTCTATGACCTGTAGGCGGTCTTCAGAAAGCTCAGGCATGAATAATCCAATCAGAAAAAAATTTTCCAGAATTATATTTTCTGAAATTTTTCCGTTAATAAGGTGGGTTAACAACCGGTTTTAAAAGGCTTCTCGAATAACCTACGGGGTAAAGGTCAGATAATTCCATTTTCGCGCAATTCATGGAGGACATGAACCTTGTTAAAAGGCTTTACAATATAACATGTTGCAAGTCCCTTAAAAAAGGCCTTGCTCACATTTTTTGTATCCTTAAGTGAAGTTATCATCACCAGTTTAAATTCCTGTGGTCCGGGAACCTGCAACTCATTTTCAAGATCACGAAGTCTTTTTA
Above is a window of Maridesulfovibrio bastinii DSM 16055 DNA encoding:
- a CDS encoding DUF3568 family protein, with protein sequence MMKRLGILVVALMLCFSMSGCAAVVLGGAAAGGTYVYVAGQAKQQFNASLDRTYQAAIAACGKLNLRIEKKEKKLSDASITAKDSDTTVMIDIERKSSNISEVSVRYGILGDEQSSSQILSAIKNSL
- a CDS encoding sialidase family protein, with translation MPELSEDRLQVIDHRPGHYLCFPDVIKTADNQLMVVYSEFDRHAGTRRKLLLKTSSNYGESWRLPRVLRSAKAHCPRLNLLSDGHIMCVDDDCFSVLWSLDNGLNFSENACSSFSQHMIPSHVVELDTDTFLMTGHTHRGSQPLSLLRQPPSEQMVYISHNRGNDWQQYSIMAYEKDLVLCEADMVRLPDGDILAVLRENSFVYEPMYAVISRDDGKSWSDPVPTCLIGHRPSIGLTSDGDLLLTYRNCGPDGGTCAWKGSLKELLSGFKVHGRSPAEDNPVFTAEGMRIITTSPENAVRYALRPMTNPARATASLEIEVRVDRSDIDGSAVHFGGWWKILSDKVIPAAEEGSEAAPIYLEADKFHSFKFLWNKGECQLLVDGNPVYQYEFDPFSASSRPILFGCASVDGENRCDTIWKSVRLEIREPDRDRNFEWAWKFSDGRPDNWLRHNVLELANDRNAAFGDYGYSGWTETAPGEFYAVWHHGGSVDASYIKGRSSRILGTTMYNEDFKK
- a CDS encoding response regulator — encoded protein: MRFLFVDDDETVHMYLGKLLESYAKCDSALSGGEAVDMYKKAYEAGDPYNAVFMDIMMPEMDGHAVVKRLRDLENELQVPGPQEFKLVMITSLKDTKNVSKAFFKGLATCYIVKPFNKVHVLHELRENGII